One genomic segment of Alphaproteobacteria bacterium HT1-32 includes these proteins:
- a CDS encoding methylmalonyl Co-A mutase-associated GTPase MeaB, translating to MGLLLPPHRPGLRLLFALPRSGGPPCRRPRSPGRYVIEAAVTPETLRLGGKTAISRALARAEVPDPGTEVTDLLDRAWQQPQAHVIGLTGPPGVGKSSLLDVMIRDYRALGKTVGVVVIDPSSKLSGGALLGDRIRLRLDPEDDGVFVRSLSAGDRLGGLSVATFPVVALMRSLFDIVLVETVGVGQSESDVIGIADTVLLCIQPASGDSLQFIKSGLVELPHILVINKADMTIEARRAKADAEGALSVTGNRRGGWQTGIVSVSARARTGLTELNAAIDRHAGWLASGSRLQQGRDEQAKAWLQDTVRDAFGKRGLADLPELTAERLKAPFRTRHCLCNPSSGTHNGPSR from the coding sequence ATCGGTCTTCTTCTGCCACCGCATCGGCCTGGATTACGTCTCCTGTTCGCCTTACCGCGTTCCGGTGGCCCGCCTTGCCGCCGCCCACGCAGCCCTGGACGATATGTGATCGAAGCAGCTGTCACGCCGGAGACCCTGCGTCTGGGTGGAAAGACGGCAATATCCCGGGCCCTGGCCCGGGCGGAGGTTCCTGACCCGGGAACAGAGGTCACCGATCTGCTGGACAGGGCATGGCAGCAACCACAGGCGCATGTCATTGGCCTGACCGGGCCGCCCGGTGTCGGTAAATCGAGCCTGCTGGATGTCATGATCCGTGACTATCGGGCGCTCGGCAAAACCGTTGGTGTTGTCGTCATCGACCCGTCTTCAAAACTCAGTGGCGGCGCCCTGCTTGGTGACCGTATCCGGCTGCGGCTGGACCCGGAAGACGACGGTGTTTTCGTCCGCTCGCTGTCGGCAGGAGACCGGCTGGGCGGGTTGTCAGTGGCCACCTTCCCCGTGGTCGCGCTGATGCGCAGCCTGTTCGATATCGTGCTGGTCGAAACCGTTGGCGTCGGCCAGTCGGAATCCGATGTCATTGGTATTGCCGACACGGTTCTGCTCTGCATTCAGCCAGCATCCGGTGACAGCCTGCAATTCATCAAGTCCGGGCTGGTCGAACTGCCGCATATTCTGGTCATCAACAAAGCCGACATGACCATCGAAGCCCGCCGCGCCAAAGCCGATGCAGAAGGCGCCCTTTCCGTAACCGGGAACAGGCGCGGTGGCTGGCAGACCGGTATTGTTTCTGTTTCCGCGCGTGCCCGGACAGGACTGACGGAGCTGAATGCCGCCATCGACCGGCATGCTGGATGGCTGGCGTCAGGGAGCCGTCTGCAACAGGGTCGCGACGAACAGGCGAAAGCCTGGCTTCAGGATACCGTTCGCGATGCGTTCGGAAAGCGTGGCCTGGCAGACCTTCCGGAACTGACAGCAGAGAGGCTCAAAGCTCCGTTCCGGACACGCCATTGCTTGTGCAATCCGTCATCCGGCACACATAATGGCCCGAGTCGGTGA
- a CDS encoding pyruvate, phosphate dikinase codes for MTKWVYSFGDGTAEGSAEMKNLLGGKGANLAEMCNLGLPVPPGFTITTEVCTAYYENDRTYPSDLDDQLQAALSQVEAAVGMKFGDAANPLLVSVRSGARASMPGMMDTVLNLGLNDVTVEGLAAASGDARFAYDSYRRFIQMYGDVVLGVDHGLFEELLDLAKDDKDYALDTDLTADDWRVLVDQYKAKVEEELGEPFPQDPMVQLKGAIDAVFGSWMNARAKTYRRLHDIPQEWGTAVNVQAMVFGNMGEDCATGVCFTRDPSTGANIFYGEYLVNAQGEDVVAGIRTPQYLTTAGKEAGGSDLPSMEEVMPKVFGELCAIRDRLENHYGDMQDMEFTVQKDKLWMLQTRAGKRTAQAALKIAIDMAREGIIDQNTAIRRVEPGQLDQLLHPTLDPKAPRNVILRGLPASPGAASGKIAFTADEAEERAQKGEKVILVRLETSPEDISGMHAAQGILTARGGMTSHAAVVARGMGRPCVAGAGQLNIDEQSRTARIGELVLGEGEIITLDGASGEVMRGEVPTIQPELTGDFGTLMEWVDAVRRLKVRTNAETPLDAATAIKFGAEGIGLCRTEHMFFEPARIVAVREMIVADSEKDRRKALDKILPYQREDFIELFRIMEDRPVTIRLLDPPLHEFLPVSKSEMQEVANAAGVNVDVVVQRAQQLSETNPMLGHRGCRLGISFPEIYEMQARAILEAALAVKAERGVETGLEIMIPLVGARKELDILTERVRAIAEDVFTETGERTAFLVGTMIELPRACLQAAEIAQTAEFFSFGTNDLTQTTFGLSRDDSAKFLERYQAMGIYETDPFVSLDQEGVGELVKIAVERGRSTRPDIKLGICGEHGGDPSSVFFCHRIGLDYVSCSPYRVPVARLAAAHAALDDM; via the coding sequence ATGACCAAATGGGTCTACAGCTTCGGGGACGGCACTGCCGAAGGCAGCGCGGAGATGAAGAATCTGCTCGGTGGCAAGGGGGCGAACCTGGCCGAGATGTGCAATCTTGGTCTGCCGGTGCCGCCCGGCTTTACCATCACCACCGAAGTCTGCACAGCCTATTACGAGAACGACCGGACCTATCCGTCCGATCTTGACGATCAGTTGCAGGCCGCCCTCAGCCAGGTTGAAGCCGCCGTCGGCATGAAATTCGGCGATGCCGCCAACCCGTTACTGGTTTCTGTCCGTTCCGGCGCCCGTGCCTCCATGCCGGGCATGATGGATACCGTGCTTAATCTTGGCCTCAATGACGTAACCGTCGAAGGTCTGGCTGCCGCCAGCGGAGATGCCCGCTTCGCCTATGACAGCTATCGCCGCTTCATCCAGATGTATGGCGATGTGGTGCTGGGCGTCGATCACGGCCTGTTTGAGGAACTGCTCGACCTTGCCAAGGACGACAAGGACTATGCGCTCGATACTGACCTGACCGCCGATGACTGGCGCGTACTGGTCGACCAGTACAAGGCCAAGGTCGAGGAAGAACTGGGCGAACCTTTCCCGCAGGACCCGATGGTTCAGCTGAAAGGGGCCATTGACGCGGTGTTCGGATCCTGGATGAATGCCCGGGCGAAGACCTACCGCCGTCTGCATGACATCCCTCAGGAATGGGGCACAGCCGTCAATGTGCAGGCCATGGTCTTCGGTAATATGGGCGAGGACTGCGCCACCGGCGTCTGCTTCACCCGTGACCCGTCAACCGGTGCCAATATTTTCTACGGCGAATATCTGGTGAATGCCCAGGGCGAAGATGTCGTTGCCGGTATCCGCACCCCGCAATATCTGACGACCGCAGGCAAGGAAGCCGGCGGATCGGACCTGCCGTCCATGGAAGAAGTCATGCCGAAAGTCTTCGGCGAGCTTTGCGCCATCCGCGACCGGCTGGAAAACCATTACGGCGACATGCAGGACATGGAGTTCACGGTCCAGAAAGACAAGCTCTGGATGCTGCAGACCCGTGCAGGGAAGCGCACCGCACAGGCCGCCCTGAAGATTGCCATCGACATGGCCCGTGAAGGCATCATCGACCAGAACACCGCCATCCGGCGGGTGGAACCCGGTCAGCTCGACCAGTTGCTGCATCCGACGCTGGATCCGAAAGCGCCGCGCAATGTCATTCTGCGGGGTCTGCCCGCATCACCCGGCGCTGCTTCGGGCAAGATCGCCTTTACCGCTGATGAGGCAGAAGAACGCGCCCAGAAGGGTGAAAAAGTCATTCTGGTACGGCTGGAAACCAGCCCCGAAGATATCAGCGGCATGCATGCCGCGCAGGGTATCCTGACAGCACGGGGTGGCATGACCAGCCACGCCGCCGTGGTGGCCCGTGGTATGGGCCGGCCCTGCGTTGCCGGTGCCGGACAGCTGAACATCGACGAGCAAAGCCGCACCGCCCGTATTGGCGAACTGGTCCTCGGCGAAGGCGAAATCATCACCCTTGATGGCGCCTCCGGTGAGGTCATGCGCGGCGAAGTGCCAACCATCCAGCCGGAACTGACCGGCGATTTCGGCACCCTGATGGAATGGGTCGATGCCGTCCGCCGACTGAAGGTCCGCACCAATGCGGAAACCCCGCTGGACGCCGCAACCGCGATCAAGTTCGGGGCGGAAGGTATTGGTCTGTGCCGGACCGAACATATGTTCTTTGAACCGGCCCGCATTGTTGCTGTCCGCGAAATGATCGTCGCAGATTCCGAGAAAGACCGCCGCAAGGCGCTCGACAAGATCCTTCCCTACCAGCGCGAAGATTTTATCGAGCTGTTCCGGATCATGGAAGACCGTCCGGTGACCATTCGCCTGCTTGACCCGCCCCTGCATGAATTCCTGCCGGTTTCAAAATCGGAAATGCAGGAAGTCGCCAATGCCGCCGGGGTGAATGTCGATGTTGTCGTCCAGCGCGCGCAGCAGCTCAGCGAAACCAATCCGATGCTGGGTCATCGCGGCTGCCGGCTTGGTATCAGCTTCCCCGAGATCTATGAAATGCAGGCCCGCGCCATTCTTGAAGCCGCACTGGCCGTGAAAGCCGAACGGGGTGTCGAGACCGGACTGGAAATCATGATTCCGCTGGTTGGCGCCCGCAAGGAACTGGATATCCTGACCGAACGTGTCCGGGCCATCGCTGAAGATGTGTTCACGGAAACCGGTGAACGCACGGCCTTCCTGGTCGGTACCATGATCGAGTTGCCACGGGCCTGCTTACAGGCCGCCGAGATTGCACAAACCGCAGAATTCTTCTCGTTCGGCACCAACGACCTGACTCAGACCACCTTCGGCCTGTCCCGTGATGACAGCGCAAAATTCCTTGAGCGCTATCAGGCCATGGGTATCTACGAGACCGATCCGTTTGTGTCTCTGGATCAGGAAGGTGTTGGCGAACTGGTCAAAATTGCTGTTGAGCGGGGTCGCTCGACACGGCCTGACATCAAGCTTGGTATCTGTGGCGAGCATGGCGGAGACCCCTCATCGGTCTTCTTCTGCCACCGCATCGGCCTGGATTACGTCTCCTGTTCGCCTTACCGCGTTCCGGTGGCCCGCCTTGCCGCCGCCCACGCAGCCCTGGACGATATGTGA
- a CDS encoding glycine--tRNA ligase subunit beta, with amino-acid sequence MAELLLEIFSEEIPARMQNRAAEDLAGLITSRLAAAGLETGTARTFATPRRLTVVLDNLAVATADTSEERRGPKVGAPEKAVEGFLRGSGITLDQAITRDTPKGAFYFAVIERPGRPTAELLAEILPGVIDDLPWPKSMRWGNHSRRWVRPLQSILCLFDGKVVPFTADPVSSGDTTRGHRFMAPDSFAVTGFDDYRDKLRAAHVMLSADDRKTAILQAAEKLASDAGLTLRLDAGLLDEVAGLVECPVPLMGRIDDAFMDVPPEVLVTSMRSHQKYFSVETEDGRLAPRFILVANRETADDGATVTSGNERVLRARLSDAKFFWDQDRASTLESKASGLDSIVFHADLGTVQQKVDRMAGLAEWLAGHLPDCDPAMARRAAALCKGDLVSGMVGEFPELQGIMGRYYALQDGEPAAVADAIAEHYSPAGPADACPSAPVSAALALADKIDTLVGFWGIGQTPTGSKDPYALRRAALGVIRILLENGFRLRLSDVFAKSFDLYQGRLPASLADIDRDLMAFFADRLKVHLRGEGVAHDHVAAIFALGGEDDLVRLTRRVGALSGLLTSDDGTNLLAAYRRANNILRIEEKKDATSFGPEPDKALLAQQEEQQLFDALTDVAAQCKAALRDEDYAQAMTAMAMLRKPVDSFFEVVTVNADEADVRINRLKLLSQIRSVMESVALFSEIEG; translated from the coding sequence ATGGCTGAATTGCTGCTTGAGATTTTCTCAGAGGAAATTCCGGCCCGTATGCAAAACCGGGCGGCGGAGGATCTTGCCGGTCTCATCACCTCACGGCTGGCCGCTGCCGGTCTGGAGACAGGGACGGCACGGACATTCGCAACGCCGCGACGCCTGACCGTCGTGCTCGACAATCTCGCCGTCGCGACAGCCGATACCAGCGAGGAGCGCCGCGGCCCGAAAGTCGGCGCACCGGAGAAAGCTGTCGAAGGCTTTCTGCGGGGCAGCGGCATCACGCTGGATCAGGCGATCACCCGCGACACGCCGAAGGGTGCGTTCTATTTCGCCGTGATTGAACGGCCCGGTCGCCCGACCGCCGAACTGCTGGCCGAAATCCTGCCGGGCGTCATCGATGATCTGCCCTGGCCGAAAAGCATGCGCTGGGGCAATCATTCCCGGCGCTGGGTGCGCCCGCTGCAATCCATCCTGTGCCTGTTCGACGGCAAGGTTGTGCCCTTCACCGCAGACCCCGTGTCATCCGGCGATACAACCCGCGGCCATCGTTTCATGGCTCCGGACAGCTTTGCCGTCACCGGCTTTGACGATTATCGCGACAAACTGCGTGCCGCGCATGTCATGCTCTCTGCCGATGATCGCAAGACGGCCATTCTGCAGGCTGCCGAGAAACTGGCTTCCGACGCCGGGCTGACCCTGCGGCTTGATGCCGGGCTGCTGGATGAGGTTGCCGGGCTGGTTGAATGTCCCGTGCCGCTGATGGGGCGGATTGATGACGCCTTCATGGATGTTCCGCCAGAGGTGCTGGTAACTTCCATGCGCAGTCACCAGAAATATTTCTCGGTCGAAACCGAAGACGGCAGGCTGGCTCCCCGGTTTATCCTCGTCGCCAACCGCGAGACCGCGGATGACGGCGCGACGGTGACCAGCGGCAATGAACGGGTGCTGCGGGCCCGGCTGTCCGACGCCAAGTTCTTCTGGGATCAGGACCGGGCCTCAACGCTTGAATCAAAGGCATCCGGCCTCGACAGCATCGTGTTCCACGCCGACCTCGGCACTGTTCAGCAGAAGGTCGACCGCATGGCCGGGCTTGCCGAATGGCTGGCCGGGCATCTGCCGGATTGCGATCCGGCGATGGCACGTCGCGCAGCGGCCCTCTGCAAGGGCGATCTGGTCAGCGGCATGGTTGGCGAGTTCCCCGAGTTACAGGGCATCATGGGGCGGTATTACGCCCTGCAGGACGGCGAGCCGGCGGCTGTGGCCGATGCCATTGCCGAACATTATTCACCTGCCGGCCCGGCAGATGCCTGCCCGTCTGCGCCGGTCTCTGCGGCGCTGGCGCTGGCTGACAAGATCGATACCCTCGTCGGTTTCTGGGGTATCGGCCAGACCCCGACCGGATCGAAAGATCCCTATGCGCTGCGCCGTGCGGCCCTCGGTGTTATCCGTATCCTGCTGGAGAACGGTTTCCGGCTGCGGCTGTCAGACGTTTTCGCGAAAAGTTTCGACCTTTATCAGGGCCGTCTGCCGGCATCGCTGGCAGATATCGACCGTGATCTCATGGCTTTCTTCGCCGACCGGCTGAAAGTCCATCTGCGCGGTGAAGGTGTTGCCCACGACCATGTCGCCGCAATCTTTGCGCTGGGCGGTGAAGACGACCTGGTGCGCCTGACGCGCCGCGTGGGCGCCCTGTCCGGTCTGCTGACCAGTGACGACGGAACCAACCTGCTTGCGGCCTACCGGCGTGCCAACAATATCCTCCGCATCGAGGAGAAGAAGGACGCCACCAGCTTTGGCCCGGAACCGGACAAGGCGCTGCTGGCGCAACAGGAAGAACAGCAACTGTTTGATGCTTTGACCGATGTTGCAGCACAGTGCAAAGCGGCACTTCGTGACGAAGATTATGCTCAGGCCATGACGGCCATGGCGATGCTTCGCAAGCCCGTCGACAGCTTCTTTGAGGTCGTCACGGTGAATGCAGATGAAGCGGATGTCCGGATCAACCGGCTGAAACTGCTGTCGCAAATCAGATCGGTCATGGAATCCGTGGCGCTCTTTTCAGAAATCGAAGGCTAA
- a CDS encoding glycine--tRNA ligase subunit alpha, translating into MSPLDPDRKDFQSLILKLQAYWANYGCVILQPYDMEVGAGTFHPATTLRALGPDPWKAAYVQPSRRPTDGRYGENPNRLQHYYQFQVVLKPSPENAQEAYLNSLYALGLNPDMHDFRFVEDDWESPTLGAWGLGWEVWCDGMEVSQYTYFQQVGGIDCSPVTVEYTYGLERLAMYIQGVENVYDLDWNGQGARYGDVYHRAEVEYSHHNFSRADTDMLFRQFRDAESACQSLISPDGTGGQLVLPAYDQCIKASHVFNLLDARGVISVTERQAYIGRVRALAKACAEGWVTTRTGTEQD; encoded by the coding sequence ATGAGCCCGCTAGATCCTGACCGTAAAGACTTCCAGAGCCTGATCCTCAAACTTCAGGCCTACTGGGCCAACTATGGCTGCGTTATTCTGCAGCCTTATGACATGGAGGTAGGTGCCGGCACCTTCCATCCGGCCACCACGCTGCGCGCCCTCGGCCCGGACCCGTGGAAGGCCGCCTATGTCCAGCCGTCGCGCCGTCCGACCGATGGACGCTATGGTGAAAACCCGAACCGGCTGCAGCATTACTATCAGTTCCAGGTGGTCCTCAAACCGTCACCGGAGAACGCGCAGGAAGCCTATCTCAACAGCCTCTATGCGCTGGGCCTGAACCCGGACATGCATGATTTCCGCTTCGTCGAAGATGACTGGGAAAGCCCGACGCTGGGCGCCTGGGGTCTGGGTTGGGAAGTCTGGTGCGATGGCATGGAAGTCAGCCAGTATACCTATTTCCAGCAGGTCGGCGGCATCGACTGCAGCCCGGTGACCGTTGAATACACCTACGGCCTTGAGCGGCTGGCGATGTATATTCAGGGCGTCGAGAACGTCTATGATCTGGACTGGAATGGTCAGGGCGCCCGCTATGGCGACGTCTACCACCGCGCCGAAGTCGAATATTCCCACCACAATTTCTCGCGCGCAGACACGGATATGCTGTTCCGTCAGTTCCGCGATGCCGAGAGCGCCTGCCAGTCGCTGATTTCACCGGACGGCACCGGCGGCCAGCTTGTGCTGCCTGCCTATGACCAGTGCATCAAGGCCAGCCATGTCTTCAATCTGCTGGATGCCCGTGGCGTTATCAGCGTGACCGAACGACAGGCCTATATCGGCCGTGTCCGCGCACTGGCCAAGGCCTGTGCGGAGGGCTGGGTTACCACCCGGACCGGGACGGAGCAGGACTGA
- a CDS encoding GFA family protein yields MSSLHSGSCLCGDVAFTLSGDLAPVSCCHCTQCRKATGHYLASTETAADTLSFTSDSSLKWYQSSDYAERGFCGNCGSTLFWRVIGSRDISIAVGSLTSPTGLKTARHIFTADKGDYYQTPDDAPCFATFPGASGAL; encoded by the coding sequence ATGAGCAGCCTGCATTCCGGTTCCTGCCTTTGTGGCGACGTTGCCTTCACCCTGTCCGGTGATCTGGCACCCGTCTCCTGCTGCCACTGCACACAATGCCGCAAGGCAACCGGGCATTACCTGGCATCGACCGAAACCGCGGCCGACACTCTCTCCTTCACGTCGGATTCCAGCCTGAAATGGTATCAGTCCAGCGACTATGCAGAGCGCGGGTTTTGTGGAAACTGTGGTTCGACCCTGTTCTGGCGCGTCATCGGCAGCCGCGACATCTCCATCGCCGTTGGCAGTCTGACCAGCCCGACAGGCCTGAAAACCGCCCGGCATATCTTTACAGCGGATAAAGGCGACTATTATCAGACGCCTGATGATGCGCCCTGTTTCGCGACTTTTCCGGGCGCGTCCGGTGCATTGTAA
- a CDS encoding TauD/TfdA family dioxygenase, which yields MSPTRAKAPASMKAARCSQPGSADPFPILPVCCYAFRKSCSGRTSMQVNRLSENQLAAEVVDANLAGSGWETTVSDTFSRHPVLCLRNQPVTPDIYVGAMSKLGQPKPQLHEQYRHPTRNEIMILSSDQVDSKGDGKKIVIGKAWHTDDSYTAEPSAVTILQAEILPQTGGDTEFADMRAAYEALPAARKQQIDGLTAEHRYFSRRNLGKVASRTPEEEALTPPVFHPLVRTHPVTGQKALYINPNRVHQICDLPLEEGDALLDDLIDHATQPQFTYRHRWQAGDILMWDNRCTMHRANHDYGDQPRRMNRILLAGDRPV from the coding sequence ATGTCGCCGACACGGGCAAAAGCGCCTGCGAGCATGAAGGCTGCCCGATGCTCACAACCCGGCAGCGCTGACCCCTTCCCCATACTCCCTGTCTGCTGTTATGCTTTCCGGAAAAGTTGTTCAGGGAGGACATCCATGCAGGTTAACCGGTTATCTGAGAATCAGCTCGCCGCAGAGGTGGTGGACGCAAATCTGGCCGGGTCGGGCTGGGAGACAACGGTCTCTGACACTTTCAGCCGTCATCCCGTGCTTTGCCTGCGCAATCAGCCGGTAACACCGGATATCTATGTCGGTGCCATGTCAAAGCTGGGACAGCCCAAGCCCCAGCTTCATGAACAATACCGCCACCCCACCCGGAACGAGATCATGATCCTGTCCAGCGATCAGGTCGACAGCAAGGGGGATGGCAAGAAGATCGTTATCGGGAAAGCCTGGCATACGGACGATTCCTACACCGCTGAACCCTCTGCGGTGACCATCCTGCAGGCCGAAATTCTGCCGCAGACCGGCGGCGACACGGAATTTGCCGATATGCGGGCCGCCTATGAGGCCCTGCCCGCCGCCCGAAAACAGCAGATTGACGGCCTGACGGCCGAACATCGCTATTTCTCACGCCGCAACCTCGGCAAGGTCGCCTCCCGCACACCGGAAGAAGAAGCCCTGACACCGCCGGTTTTCCATCCACTGGTCCGCACACACCCGGTCACCGGGCAGAAGGCGCTCTATATCAACCCGAACCGGGTGCATCAGATCTGCGATCTGCCGCTGGAGGAGGGCGATGCCCTGCTGGACGATCTGATTGATCACGCAACTCAGCCGCAATTCACCTACCGCCACCGCTGGCAGGCGGGTGATATCCTGATGTGGGATAACCGCTGCACCATGCATCGCGCCAATCATGACTATGGAGACCAGCCGCGACGCATGAACCGGATCCTGCTGGCCGGGGATCGGCCGGTCTGA
- a CDS encoding YaiI/YqxD family protein, translating to MWQTGHRAVAEQPEIYIDADACPVKDEVEKVADRHGLVVHMVSNGGIRPSRNPLIRNVVVPEGPDVADDWIAENCTERDIVITRDIPLADRCVKRGSGVIDHGGKRFDEASIGMALATRDLMTHLRDTGTITGGGRSFSKQDRSNFLNELETVVRMKLKG from the coding sequence ATGTGGCAGACCGGGCACAGGGCCGTGGCTGAACAGCCGGAAATCTATATCGACGCCGACGCCTGCCCGGTGAAGGACGAGGTCGAGAAAGTCGCCGACCGGCATGGTCTGGTTGTCCATATGGTCTCCAACGGCGGCATCCGCCCGTCACGCAACCCGCTGATCCGCAATGTGGTGGTGCCGGAAGGCCCGGATGTGGCCGATGACTGGATTGCCGAGAACTGCACCGAGCGGGATATTGTCATCACCCGCGACATACCGCTGGCTGACCGCTGCGTGAAACGCGGGTCCGGCGTTATCGACCATGGCGGCAAACGTTTCGACGAAGCCAGTATCGGCATGGCACTGGCCACCCGCGACCTGATGACCCATCTGCGCGATACCGGCACCATCACCGGCGGCGGGCGCAGCTTCAGCAAACAGGACCGGTCAAATTTCCTGAATGAACTGGAAACTGTCGTCCGGATGAAACTGAAGGGCTGA
- a CDS encoding MBL fold metallo-hydrolase, whose protein sequence is MTEPTINIRILPVTPFQQNCSLVWCRETMEGAFVDPGGETDKLIAQADADGVKITKILVTHGHLDHASAVADMADHYQVPIEGPHKEEVFWIDQIVEQAAQYGFPPARCFTPDRWLDDDDQVTLGNLTFDIVHCPGHTPGHVVFVDAANRIAFVGDVLFQGSIGRTDFPRGDQDSLISAIRDKLFPLGDDIAFVPGHGQVSTFGHERASNPYVADRAQGRG, encoded by the coding sequence ATGACTGAACCAACCATCAATATCCGCATCCTGCCCGTCACCCCTTTCCAGCAGAACTGTTCGCTGGTCTGGTGCCGTGAGACCATGGAAGGCGCCTTTGTCGATCCCGGTGGCGAGACAGACAAACTGATCGCCCAGGCCGACGCCGACGGGGTGAAAATCACCAAGATTCTCGTCACCCACGGGCATCTGGATCATGCCAGCGCCGTCGCCGACATGGCCGATCACTATCAGGTACCGATTGAAGGCCCGCACAAGGAAGAGGTCTTCTGGATCGACCAGATTGTCGAACAGGCAGCGCAATACGGTTTTCCGCCTGCACGATGCTTCACGCCCGACCGCTGGCTGGATGATGACGATCAGGTCACGCTGGGTAACCTGACCTTCGATATCGTCCATTGCCCGGGACACACGCCCGGCCATGTGGTGTTTGTCGACGCGGCCAACCGGATCGCCTTTGTCGGCGATGTGCTGTTTCAGGGCTCCATCGGCCGGACCGATTTTCCGCGTGGCGATCAGGACAGCCTGATCAGCGCCATCCGCGACAAGCTGTTTCCGCTTGGCGATGATATTGCCTTTGTCCCCGGCCACGGACAGGTCTCGACCTTCGGCCATGAGCGGGCCTCCAACCCCTATGTGGCAGACCGGGCACAGGGCCGTGGCTGA